Proteins encoded together in one Desulfotomaculum sp. window:
- a CDS encoding SirA family protein — protein sequence MTEIKINARGLQCPGPIVQLFKESKACDCGDILCIEVTDQGFKKDIAAWCKKTNNILLFLDEENGVIKARIKKA from the coding sequence ATGACGGAAATAAAGATAAACGCGAGGGGACTGCAGTGTCCCGGCCCAATTGTTCAATTGTTCAAAGAAAGTAAGGCTTGTGACTGTGGCGATATTTTATGTATTGAGGTAACTGACCAGGGTTTTAAAAAAGATATTGCCGCCTGGTGTAAAAAAACAAATAACATTCTGCTGTTCCTGGATGAAGAAAATGGAGTCATTAAAGCGAGAATAAAAAAAGCCTGA